One region of Salvia miltiorrhiza cultivar Shanhuang (shh) chromosome 3, IMPLAD_Smil_shh, whole genome shotgun sequence genomic DNA includes:
- the LOC131018239 gene encoding uncharacterized protein LOC131018239, which yields MFNLVEFLESRHLLKSVTEVQPFVKKVVQLVYSNLPTNFSNPRSKKYGKVFCKNKVFNLTPADINETLGTPNVKGTVVKHMDKVAKIITGGKVKKWLKPMKSSMLSYLYSTLFKVMTLIWVVSSNSTVITQQHGIILYCIGEGLPFNLGQVIFDQIATTSQLSGLPFPYLIYRSLLNQVLTEGSSDEKEEIHEYALTSMLFSDEKVADLPWVNPVATHTAADTTMIKISKADLQALLQHIEELENNLLQARKVHGESSSILNHAKVQVTALISSQKGGDDADGAGDQDKE from the coding sequence ATGTTCAATCTCGTGGAATTTTTAGAATCCCGCCACTTGCTCAAATCAGTGACCGAAGTACAGCCCTTTGTGAAGAAGGTGGTGCAACTCGTCTACAGCAACCTCCCGACAAATTTTAGTAACCCAAGGTCCAAGAAATACGGGAAGGTGTTTTGCAAAAACAAGGTCTTCAACCTGACTCCTGCTGATATCAACGAAACCCTTGGCACACCAAATGTCAAAGGCACAGTTGTGAAGCACATGGACAAAGTTGCAAAGATAATCACTGGTGGCAAGGTAAAGAAGTGGTTAAAACCAATGAAGTCCTCTATGCTGTCATACCTCTACTCGactctgttcaaagttatgacACTTATCTGGGTAGTGTCTTCTAACTCTACGGTGATCACACAGCAGCATGGCATTATCCTTTACTGCATCGGAGAGGGGTTGCCCTTCAATTTGGGTCAGGTGATCTTTGATCAGATTGCTACTACGTCCCAATTATCTGGTTTGCCTTTTCCTTATTTGATTTACAGGTCTCTCCTGAATCAAGTCTTAACAGAGGGATCGTCCGACGAGAAAGAGGAAATCCATGAGTATGCTCTCACTAGTATGCTCTTCAGTGACGAAAAGGTTGCAGATCTACCTTGGGTCAATCCTGTTGCTACTCACACTGCTGCGGACACTACTATGATAAAAATTTCAAAAGCAGATTTGCAGGCTCTTTTGCAGCACATCGAAGAACTGGAAAACAATCTTCTTCAAGCTCGCAAAGTTCATGGGGAATCCTCTTCTATCTTGAACCACGCCAAAGTGCAAGTGACAGCCCTCATTTCTTCCCAAAAAGGGGGAGATGATGCTGATGGAGCAGGGGATCAGGACAAGGAGTAA